Genomic DNA from Brassica rapa cultivar Chiifu-401-42 chromosome A04, CAAS_Brap_v3.01, whole genome shotgun sequence:
GCCAGAGGCGTCTTCCCTCGTTCGAGGAACCTTAGATTTTCTCCGAGGCCTCGAGGTCTCTCCTTTCTTCCTTCCCACCTCTCTTTGCTCTGCTTAAGTAACACCCTTCTTGTCTTCAGATGCTTGGAATAAGACGCATTGAACGTGTTCTCCCAGTTGGTACACGCCTTACCGTTGTTGGTCAGGTATGACTTCATCTCTCACTTGTCTAAAatcttgagaaaaaaaaatacgttAAATCTCATTTTGGTATGTACAACAACAATAGACTATAAAGGATGGTGTTGGGGATGTGAGGATTCAGAAACCCGATCAAGGGCCATTCTACGTCTCCCCTATACCGCTCGATCACCTCATCTCTAAAGTGGGAAAGTGGTCAAGGTCGTCTCTTATCTCTCGTCCATGAAATAATATTGTACAAAAGTTGTATAATGTGGAAATATCCTCTTCTTTTGTGGGCAGGAGGTTCAAGAAAGCCTCCATGGGTTTAGCTGTTGTTGGTGTGATTCTGATATCAAAGCCTGTGATTAAATATATTCTAGTGAGAACAGGAGATTTTCTTGAGAGAAGGCAGCAGCGACTGTTAAAGAAAAGGTATGTCAGCTGCTGGACCAAAAGGGGCAGATAAGTGCAAATGGATTATTCATTCCAAATTAAGTGGTCAAGCTCGTGTTTGTCGCAGAGTTGTTGATGCAGCTGCTAAGAGAAAGAAACTTGCAGCTCCTAAGAGAGAGGAACGAGTGACCAGTAAAGGTTGTTTGCAGTAACTTCTTGGTgtgaatcatttttttttctgaatatgGTTGGGAGTTTGCTATGGttacaaaatatacatatatcacCAGGATTGGAGAATGGTAAAAGCAGAGATGGCGATGAACATGATCGTTGTGTGGTCTGCCTTGAGAGGAAATGTGACGCCGCTTTTGTTCCGTAAGAGCACTGCTTACTCTTTTCTTAATAAGCCCTACACTCACTGATTAGTAGTGCATGGTGGATTTTGATTCAttacttttgtttttggttcggatttgtaGGTGCGGTCATATGTGCTGCTGCTTGACATGCGCCTTGAAGTTGCTGGGAAAGCCTTGTCCTCTCTGCCGGAAACGAGGAATTCGGATTTTGAAGATTTACCGCAATTGAAAGACATCATAAAAGACTCACCAGCTCTCACATTTAGACTAGATATTCGCAGCACCATCACAGCTAGGAGAGCCAACAAGCTCTTCAGCTCTTTAATGTCTCTTTGGTTGAGATAGATCACTCTATCTTCTCCCGTTTGTAGCTCTGCTttgtttttaacctttttttgcCAAAGTGGAGTTTCTCTTAGATTTAATTTGTAAATCTGACTTTTTCAttaatatgaatattaacagtttagcaaaaaaaaaaaaaaaaaaaaaaaaacaaacaaccctTTAAGAACCATCTTTGCATCAAAAGAACGTTATTGAAAGAGTGtaaacaaatgtataatgtttaC
This window encodes:
- the LOC103862748 gene encoding E3 ubiquitin-protein ligase SPL1 isoform X1; translation: MEPWSGLCCIGAVALYLLSRRTARDVDFLKSVTRVDQLKDLAESAVLPSIVAVSGTVGSETPIKCEHSGILSVILQETAEQQFLKRNWKFSWVQDTALMLPVCKEVPWFLDDGTGRVIVEGARSGIGFELTVGGEVFEKPEASSLVRGTLDFLRGLEMLGIRRIERVLPVGTRLTVVGQTIKDGVGDVRIQKPDQGPFYVSPIPLDHLISKVGKWSRRFKKASMGLAVVGVILISKPVIKYILVRTGDFLERRQQRLLKKRVVDAAAKRKKLAAPKREERVTSKGLENGKSRDGDEHDRCVVCLERKCDAAFVPCGHMCCCLTCALKLLGKPCPLCRKRGIRILKIYRN
- the LOC103862748 gene encoding E3 ubiquitin-protein ligase SPL1 isoform X2, with the protein product MEPWSGLCCIGAVALYLLSRRTARDVDFLKSVTRVDQLKDLESAVLPSIVAVSGTVGSETPIKCEHSGILSVILQETAEQQFLKRNWKFSWVQDTALMLPVCKEVPWFLDDGTGRVIVEGARSGIGFELTVGGEVFEKPEASSLVRGTLDFLRGLEMLGIRRIERVLPVGTRLTVVGQTIKDGVGDVRIQKPDQGPFYVSPIPLDHLISKVGKWSRRFKKASMGLAVVGVILISKPVIKYILVRTGDFLERRQQRLLKKRVVDAAAKRKKLAAPKREERVTSKGLENGKSRDGDEHDRCVVCLERKCDAAFVPCGHMCCCLTCALKLLGKPCPLCRKRGIRILKIYRN
- the LOC103862748 gene encoding E3 ubiquitin-protein ligase SPL1 isoform X4; amino-acid sequence: MEPWSGLCCIGAVALYLLSRRTARDVDFLKSVTRVDQLKDLESAVLPSIVAVSGTVGSETPIKCEHSGILSVILQETFLKRNWKFSWVQDTALMLPVCKEVPWFLDDGTGRVIVEGARSGIGFELTVGGEVFEKPEASSLVRGTLDFLRGLEMLGIRRIERVLPVGTRLTVVGQTIKDGVGDVRIQKPDQGPFYVSPIPLDHLISKVGKWSRRFKKASMGLAVVGVILISKPVIKYILVRTGDFLERRQQRLLKKRVVDAAAKRKKLAAPKREERVTSKGLENGKSRDGDEHDRCVVCLERKCDAAFVPCGHMCCCLTCALKLLGKPCPLCRKRGIRILKIYRN
- the LOC103862748 gene encoding E3 ubiquitin-protein ligase SPL1 isoform X3, with the translated sequence MEPWSGLCCIGAVALYLLSRRTARDVDFLKSVTRVDQLKDLAESAVLPSIVAVSGTVGSETPIKCEHSGILSVILQETFLKRNWKFSWVQDTALMLPVCKEVPWFLDDGTGRVIVEGARSGIGFELTVGGEVFEKPEASSLVRGTLDFLRGLEMLGIRRIERVLPVGTRLTVVGQTIKDGVGDVRIQKPDQGPFYVSPIPLDHLISKVGKWSRRFKKASMGLAVVGVILISKPVIKYILVRTGDFLERRQQRLLKKRVVDAAAKRKKLAAPKREERVTSKGLENGKSRDGDEHDRCVVCLERKCDAAFVPCGHMCCCLTCALKLLGKPCPLCRKRGIRILKIYRN